From Bacteroidales bacterium:
GATCTGGGTGGTGATCTTTGATCTTTCCAGTCCCAGCCCTTTATTTACAAAGTTATCGGCGAAGGCTTCCCAGTCGATTTCGGGATAAGCCAGGTGATGGGCATTGAAATTACCGGTAGCCCCTCCGAACTTCGCTGAAAAAGGTATCTGTTTCAGTTGCCTCATCTGCTCGTTTAGGCGCTCGTAAAAAACCCTGATTTCTTTTCCTACCCGTGTAGGTGATGCAGGCTGGCCGTGTGTATGGGCAAGCATCGGAATGTCCTTCCATTCCCGGGAAAGTTCATCCAGCTTTTTAAGGAGACTTTCAATATGGGGAAGGTAATGGTTGTTAAATGCATCCTTCAGTGAAAGCGGTGTGGCTGTGTTATTGATGTCCTGCGAAGTTAGTCCGAAATGTATGAATTCCTTATAATCTTTAAGCCCCAGCTCAATGAATTGTTCCTTCAGGAAATATTCTACCGCTTTTACGTCATGATTTGTTTCTTTTTCAATTTCCTTGATCTTTTCTGCGTCTTTGAGATCGAAGTTTTTGTATATCCTGCGTAAAGGCTCAAAAAACTCATGGTTGAAACTTTTCAGTTCCGGAAGGGGAATAAGGCACAGATGGATGAAATATTCCATTTCGATCCGGATGCGGTATTTGATGAGTCCGAATTCTGAGAAATAGCGGTCTGTTTCTTCTGTTTTCCTTCGGTATCTTCCATCTATGGGAGATATGGCCGTAAG
This genomic window contains:
- the purB gene encoding adenylosuccinate lyase codes for the protein MDLNALTAISPIDGRYRRKTEETDRYFSEFGLIKYRIRIEMEYFIHLCLIPLPELKSFNHEFFEPLRRIYKNFDLKDAEKIKEIEKETNHDVKAVEYFLKEQFIELGLKDYKEFIHFGLTSQDINNTATPLSLKDAFNNHYLPHIESLLKKLDELSREWKDIPMLAHTHGQPASPTRVGKEIRVFYERLNEQMRQLKQIPFSAKFGGATGNFNAHHLAYPEIDWEAFADNFVNKGLGLERSKITTQIEHYDNLASFFHGMCRINTILTDLSRDMWSYISMNYFKQKIKKGEVGSSVMPHKVNPIDFENAEGNLGMANAILEHMASKLPISRLQRDLTDSTVSRNIGVPFAHTLIAFQSLTKGLNKITLNKEAIDRDLEENWSVVAEAIQTMLRKEGIENPYELLKHFTRKNKQLTQNDFIEFIDQLDVNESVREKLKKISPWNYTGLDYF